The stretch of DNA TTCGGATGCTCGCTGCCAGGAAAGTGGCGACCCTGTATGCAACCGCTCCCGACAGAACGAAGCAGATTAAAAAAATGAGCGCCAGTTGGCTCCGAAAGGACAACCAGGTTTTTTTGTGAAAATAACCCTGGTGATCCTGGACCAGTATCCATGGGGTACCCCGCACGTACCCGATCGCCCGGATAGCCGATTGCCCGCCTTTCTGATCGGTTAGCATGGTGATTCCGCTTTTTTTCGGTTTGATCTTCAGAACCACTTTGCTGTTCACCCGACCGTAATAACGGGATGAACTTTGCAGAACCCCCTGCTCGTTAATCAGAAAAATATCGTCAACCGCCTCGTTGTTCACCGCGGAAAGAAATCGATCCAGGGTCTCGGTGTCGATGCTCGCCCGGAGCGTCCAGCATCCCCTTGCGTCCGGATTCCTTTTGCTCGCCGCAATGACAAAATGTGGGATATTTCGATACCCCAAAAACACCTCGCTGACAAAGACCTTTCTGGTCAAGGCCTGATTGTACCACGGACTGTCACTGTAATTCTTCCCGGCCAGATCATAAGGACCGGCATAAGACAACTGGGTGCCATCCGGCCCGATCAGACTCAAGTCGACCAGCCCTTTATGCTCCGCCTTTAAGTTTAAGAATATTTGGCCGAAAGTTTTGGGCTTGACAAGCTCCTGGATTGTATAGGCGTCGGAAACGACGAGGATGGCGGCCTGAAGTCTTTCGAGATACGCTTCAATGGTCTGGCGGGCATTCTCCGCGCTCCAGCTTGCATTGATAAATGTCTCTTCCTGCAGGAGTTTTCTGTACTGAATAAAACTGATGCCGACCGTCAGGCAGAGCGGGATCATGGTTATAAGCATCATGGTGATAAGCAGACTGCGCTTCAGGCAACGGGATCGATCCTCAATGGACAAAGAGGCGCTGTCGGTCCCGCAGAAAAACCAGTCTTCCCGGGAACGCGGAAAAAATCTTTTCATTGTTTACTCCCTCCTTTTGTCCGGGCGGATTTTTTCACAATGTCGCCCGGGTGCAGTGTGTCGTCAAGCACCTGTCTTATGACATCCTCGCTCTTGCCGATGACCCGGTCCAGCACCGTTACTCTTTTCCAGGTGAGAAACTGACAATGTTCTTCCTCGATGCCGCCGCAGACCAGGATGGAAATATCCTCCTTGAGGATCAGCCCGCAGAGTTCGTCCGCCGAAGGCCCGGGAAGAAGCATGGACTTCGGGTTGCCGGATATCTGCTTGTTTTCGCGGGCCACGATAAGCACCTCGGTGGCCAGGTCAAAACGTGGGGCAATCATGTCGTTGGTCAGGGTCAGGAGGATTTTTGTCATGGCGCCTTCATCCGATTTTGTGCTGTTTGATTTTCCGCCACAATGTGCTTCTGCCGCAGCCAAGCAGTTTGGCCGCTTTCGTGCGATTGCCGTTGGTTTTCGACAGGGCGGTCAGGATTTTCTGCTTTTCTATTTCAGGCCAGCTGGCTCCCGTTATGGGGATGTCATTCGAGACGGGTGTGCCGGCTGAGGCTTCCCGGCGGTTTTTTCCCATTTCATCCGGCTGCCTGGTTAGAGCGGGGGGCTTCGGTAACAGGATATTTGTCGGCAGGTGATTGATGTCGATCCAGCCCTCTCGGCACATGCTGACCGCAAATTCCACGATATTTCGGAGTTCCCGGATATTCCCCGGAAAGTCATAACTTTCCAGGATGTCATAAGCCTTCCTGGTAAACCCCTTGATGTTCTTCTTGGCCCCGGCGCTGATCTCCCCAAGGAAATGATCAAGCAACAGCCTGATGTCATCACCCCGCTCCCGCAATGGGGGTAGATGAGCCCTTAGCACATTCAGCCTGTAAAAGAGGTCCTCCCGGAAGCCGCCGTCCTGGACCAGCTGTTTCAAATCGCGATGCGTCCCGGTGATAATGCGCACATCCACATTGGTTTTGCTGGTGCTGCCGAGGGGGAAAAATTCCCGGTCGTCGAGAACGGTGAGCAGCTTGACCTGCAAGAGCAACGGCAGATCTCCTATTTCCGTAAGAAAGATCGTGCCGCCCTGGGCCAGGCGGAACATGCCGGGTTTATCGTTGTGCGCTCCGGTGAATGCGCCGCGCTTGTGCCCGAAAAGCTCGGATTCAAGCAGGCTTTCGGGGATGGCGCCGCAATTGACCTTGATGAATGGATACTGCGCCCGCTTGGAGACCCGATGGATGGTCTCCGCCAGGAGATCCTTGCCGGTGCCGGTTTCGCCGGTAATAAGAACAGTGGCGTCGGTGGCGGCCAACACCGGCAGCAGTTCGAAGATTTCCTGCATTCCCCGGCTGTGTCCTACAATCCCCCCTGGAGTAGAGCGATGGTGTACCTTTTCGTCAAGCTCACGTAGAAAGGTGATGTCCTCCACAAAAACAAGCAGACCGGCGATTTGCTCCTTTCTGTCCTTCAGCGGCGAGGCGCTGATGCGTACGGCGACCTTCTTGCGCGCGGCGCTGATGGTGTTTCCTTCATGGGAAAAAAACTTTTCGTCCTCAAAAGCGGCGCCAAGCTCCTTGGCGCCGACGTCGGCCCGGAGAATATAGTCGATAAGTATTCCTTGTGCCTCGGAGGCGCTGTAGCCGGACAGGTTTTCCAGCGCGCTGTTCATTGCCTGGATGCGCAGTTGCTCGTCCAGGATGGCTACGGCGTGAGGGATGCCATTGATAATATTGTTAAGTGGAATCTTTTTCATAAATTCGAAGAAATAATCGTTTCGTCCCTGTTCTGGAGAAGATGCTTGCGGAATGCTGTTCCGAATTGTTCCACATTTTACCCCGCCGGCAGAACAAAATCAATCATTGTTTTGCCGGGGTCCTGGCTTATTCCTATGAGTTTGCAAGACAAACCGTATGGCAGCCTGGTTGCGGCGCCACTGCCCGAGGGAGTGGCTTTATGGATTGCGCACCATTTGTTTCAAGATGTTTCTGTATGTCTCATTCGGTTTCGAACTCGGACCGTGGATTTTGCCGCGATAACATAAATAGTTGATTGTACGTGAAATTTCTTCGTGGCATGTTCTTTGCTTAAGATTAGCGATGAAGTGTTGAGTTACTCATGCCATCAACAAGGAGAAACCGTCATGAAGATCACGACCGACATGAAACGGAACTGGATGACCGCAATCACTTTCGCTGAAGCAGGGGAATGGGATATTGCCCGTGAAATGATGCCTGCCTCGCGGCCAAACGCCAAAATAAGCTGGCTGCAAAAAATATTCATGGCCGTGACCTTTGCGGAAGCCGGACTCGACCGGGAGGCTCTGCTCTTTCTTGATGAACATCCTGTTCCGCAGGCCAAAAATAGTTTTCTCGATGTGGTCGGCTTAAGCGGCGTTCGGGTCACGTATGGACTTCTGCCGGCTGAGATTTCGTAATCCGATTGTGCAAGAAAATATGAGGTTCGTGCGGCCGTGAACTGGAATAAGTCCCTGTTCCTGATTCTAACCGATGACCAGGCGCTCAAGGATACTCTAGGCCTGAAGTTGAAGGAGTGGGGTGCGGACGTTTTCTGCCTCGGAATCGGGGAAGTTTTCCCTTCTCAGCGCAAGGCAATTGATGTCGCACTGATCGATGTCCGGCAAAAGGCAACTGAAGCCCTGCACTATTTCAACACGATTAAACCGCTGATGCCCTTCGCGGAAGCATTGATCGTCAATCGAAGCGGCAACATCAGCGGGTCGATTGAGGGCATGCGGTCCGGAGCCGGAGACGAGTTGCTGGTGCCGTTTGACACCGTGACTTTAAGAGAAAGAATTAATAAGGCGCTGAAACGGAGCAGGAAAAGGCAGAAAAAACAGGCGAAACGCTCAATCTTTTCGGTTTTTGAAGATGCGATGAGTGCCGCCACCTTTGCCCAGGCCAGCGAATTCGAGACAGCCCTGGAAATACTCAATGGTTCCAGCAGCAGCACAAAAGAGAGAGGTTTATCCGCCAAGAAAGATCCGGGCAAAAACACAGGCGATTCCGACAGAGAAAAGGAGAAGAAATGAGCGACATCAAACTCTTACTTGTTGACGATGAAGA from Desulfobacterales bacterium encodes:
- a CDS encoding ATP-binding protein produces the protein MKRFFPRSREDWFFCGTDSASLSIEDRSRCLKRSLLITMMLITMIPLCLTVGISFIQYRKLLQEETFINASWSAENARQTIEAYLERLQAAILVVSDAYTIQELVKPKTFGQIFLNLKAEHKGLVDLSLIGPDGTQLSYAGPYDLAGKNYSDSPWYNQALTRKVFVSEVFLGYRNIPHFVIAASKRNPDARGCWTLRASIDTETLDRFLSAVNNEAVDDIFLINEQGVLQSSSRYYGRVNSKVVLKIKPKKSGITMLTDQKGGQSAIRAIGYVRGTPWILVQDHQGYFHKKTWLSFRSQLALIFLICFVLSGAVAYRVATFLAASIRKSEESRELILQETEHTGKLASIGRLAAGVAHEINNPLAIINEKTGLMKDLLQQANDFPYREKFLAQLDSLENAVSRSRVITHRLLSFARRMEVKLERIALPEVIEEVLGFLDKGAAYRNITIEKFFHPNLPAIQSDRGQLQQIFLNIINNAIDAVGEGGEISISVQETARGTLQVDISDNGPGIAPEIAKNIFEPFFTTKKGKDQQGTGLGLSISYGIVKKLGGDITVNSEPGVGTTFSILFPAVTDNTEETGNDKN
- a CDS encoding sigma 54-interacting transcriptional regulator, with product MKKIPLNNIINGIPHAVAILDEQLRIQAMNSALENLSGYSASEAQGILIDYILRADVGAKELGAAFEDEKFFSHEGNTISAARKKVAVRISASPLKDRKEQIAGLLVFVEDITFLRELDEKVHHRSTPGGIVGHSRGMQEIFELLPVLAATDATVLITGETGTGKDLLAETIHRVSKRAQYPFIKVNCGAIPESLLESELFGHKRGAFTGAHNDKPGMFRLAQGGTIFLTEIGDLPLLLQVKLLTVLDDREFFPLGSTSKTNVDVRIITGTHRDLKQLVQDGGFREDLFYRLNVLRAHLPPLRERGDDIRLLLDHFLGEISAGAKKNIKGFTRKAYDILESYDFPGNIRELRNIVEFAVSMCREGWIDINHLPTNILLPKPPALTRQPDEMGKNRREASAGTPVSNDIPITGASWPEIEKQKILTALSKTNGNRTKAAKLLGCGRSTLWRKIKQHKIG